A genomic window from Vagococcus entomophilus includes:
- a CDS encoding RluA family pseudouridine synthase — protein MRFTWVFEKEQPQQIKYFLKEKGVSKGLFAKIKFRGGNILVNDEVQNARFYLTNGDNITIEIPAEGEHETVVPDDTGLDIVYEDEHLLIVNKPSGVASIPAQYHPVGTMVNRVKYHYCAQDYDDRVVHVVTRLDRDTSGLMLFARHGFAHARLDQQLRKKQIIKCYQALVSDPCDSLKTHDIICSPIGRDTSSLIKRQVTIEGKEAITEYWLNKRTADYSLVDIKLHTGRTHQIRVHFDSLGCPLLGDDLYGGVLDAGVSRQALHCRSLSLQHPFTGETLHFEQPLPEDMRKIIDKKNE, from the coding sequence ATGAGATTTACATGGGTATTTGAAAAAGAGCAACCACAACAAATTAAATACTTTTTAAAAGAAAAAGGGGTTTCCAAAGGGTTATTTGCTAAAATAAAATTTCGTGGAGGCAATATTTTAGTCAATGATGAAGTCCAAAATGCAAGGTTTTATTTGACGAATGGAGATAATATTACTATTGAAATTCCTGCAGAAGGAGAGCATGAAACGGTTGTTCCTGATGATACGGGACTGGATATTGTTTATGAGGATGAACATCTACTGATTGTCAATAAACCATCTGGCGTTGCCTCGATACCTGCACAGTATCATCCTGTGGGAACCATGGTCAACCGTGTCAAGTATCATTACTGCGCGCAGGACTATGACGACCGAGTCGTTCATGTAGTGACAAGATTAGACCGAGACACTTCTGGTTTGATGTTGTTTGCGCGTCATGGATTTGCACACGCACGTTTAGATCAACAACTGAGAAAAAAACAGATAATTAAATGTTATCAAGCACTCGTCAGTGATCCATGCGATAGTTTAAAAACACATGATATTATATGTTCGCCGATTGGACGAGATACAAGTTCATTAATTAAGCGACAAGTAACTATCGAAGGAAAAGAAGCGATAACGGAGTATTGGTTGAATAAAAGGACTGCGGACTATTCGCTAGTGGATATCAAGCTCCATACTGGAAGAACCCATCAAATACGGGTTCATTTTGATTCTTTAGGTTGCCCACTTCTTGGAGATGATTTGTACGGTGGCGTTCTAGATGCTGGAGTATCAAGGCAGGCATTACATTGTCGCTCTCTTTCCTTGCAACATCCATTTACGGGTGAAACATTACATTTTGAACAGCCATTACCAGAAGATATGAGAAAGATTATCGATAAAAAGAATGAGTAA